The following are encoded together in the Pleurocapsa sp. FMAR1 genome:
- a CDS encoding class I SAM-dependent methyltransferase yields the protein MLQNLSSTDKHLKSEPKKIKHSCPNCGHHELSVFYEVRQVPVHSCLMISSQEEAQDFPCGDVVLGFCDRCGFITNTVFDAKWSAYAPNYEDQQSYSPTFNKFSLKLANHLIDKYDLHNKDIIEIGCSKGDFLLLLCELGNNRGVGIDPSVVPGRVNSEAADRVTFIQDYYSEKHSEYVGDFICCRHTLEHVQPTSEFIKTVRKSIGDRDTVVVFEIPDNTRVLKEQAFEDIYYEHCSYFSPGTLARLFRDSGFEVTDLYCDYGDQYLLIEAKPVEMPSDKVHPFEETVADVAQDVQLFTDKITGKLEYWKKYLDDAQAKGEKVVVWGSGSKCVAFLTTLKTIDKIQYAVDINPHRHGKYIPGVGKEIMSPEFLKTYQPDKVIVMNAIYTEEISKMLKDMGVSTEVVAL from the coding sequence ATGTTGCAAAATTTAAGTTCTACTGATAAGCATTTAAAGTCAGAGCCTAAGAAAATAAAGCATTCTTGTCCTAACTGTGGACATCATGAACTGTCAGTTTTTTACGAAGTTCGCCAAGTTCCTGTACATAGTTGCCTGATGATTTCTAGCCAAGAAGAGGCTCAAGATTTCCCTTGCGGTGATGTTGTCCTGGGTTTTTGCGATCGCTGTGGCTTTATTACTAACACAGTATTTGATGCCAAATGGTCTGCTTATGCGCCTAACTACGAAGATCAGCAGAGTTATTCCCCTACTTTTAATAAGTTTTCCCTTAAGCTTGCTAATCATCTAATTGATAAATACGATTTACATAATAAAGATATTATTGAAATTGGCTGTAGCAAGGGTGATTTTCTTTTATTATTGTGCGAACTAGGCAATAATCGTGGCGTGGGTATAGATCCTAGCGTAGTTCCTGGAAGAGTAAACAGTGAAGCAGCAGACCGCGTTACTTTTATTCAAGATTACTATTCTGAAAAACACTCTGAGTATGTAGGCGATTTTATCTGTTGTCGTCATACTTTAGAACATGTTCAACCAACTTCTGAGTTTATCAAAACTGTCCGTAAGTCTATTGGCGATCGCGATACTGTAGTAGTATTTGAAATCCCAGATAATACTAGAGTCTTGAAAGAACAGGCTTTTGAAGATATTTATTACGAACATTGTTCCTACTTTAGCCCTGGTACCCTAGCTCGTTTATTCCGCGATAGTGGTTTTGAAGTAACCGATTTATATTGTGACTATGGCGATCAGTATCTTTTAATTGAAGCTAAACCCGTGGAAATGCCTTCAGACAAGGTTCATCCTTTTGAAGAGACTGTAGCCGATGTTGCTCAAGATGTGCAGCTATTTACGGACAAGATCACAGGCAAGCTAGAGTACTGGAAAAAGTATCTAGATGATGCTCAGGCGAAAGGCGAAAAAGTCGTAGTGTGGGGTTCTGGTTCAAAATGCGTAGCTTTCTTAACTACCCTGAAAACCATCGATAAAATTCAATATGCTGTCGATATTAACCCCCACCGTCACGGCAAATATATTCCTGGAGTAGGCAAGGAAATTATGTCTCCCGAATTTCTTAAAACCTATCAGCCAGATAAAGTAATTGTGATGAATGCTATCTATACAGAAGAAATCAGCAAAATGCTGAAAGATATGGGTGTATCGACTGAAGTTGTAGCACTTTAA